In Massilia antarctica, the following are encoded in one genomic region:
- a CDS encoding trans-sulfuration enzyme family protein encodes MTESTSKKHLSTRVIHGGQSPDPSTGAVMPPIYATSTYVQESPGVHKGLDYGRSHNPTRWALERCVADLEGGAQAFAFASGLAAISTVLELADAGSHIIAGDDMYGGTYRLFERVRRRSAGHDFTYVDLTDPAALMAALRPETRMVWVETPTNPMLKLADLKAIGDICRARGIISVCDNTFASPIVQRPLELGIDIVVHSTTKYMNGHSDVIGGIAVVGAGEHQAALAAQLGFLQNSVGAIQGPFDSFLVLRGIKTLALRLERHCASALNLAAWLEKAPKVMRVYYPGLASHPQHELAKRQMNGFGGIISIQLDTDLAGARRFLERCEVFTLAESLGGVESLIEHPALMTHATIPAAQRAQLGITDGLIRLSVGVEHVEDLRDDLRAALEAI; translated from the coding sequence ATGACCGAATCCACCAGCAAAAAACACCTTTCCACGCGCGTGATCCACGGCGGCCAGTCGCCCGATCCGTCGACCGGCGCGGTCATGCCGCCGATTTACGCCACCTCCACCTACGTGCAGGAAAGCCCGGGCGTGCACAAGGGCCTCGATTACGGGCGCTCGCACAACCCGACCCGCTGGGCGCTGGAGCGCTGCGTGGCCGACCTGGAAGGCGGCGCTCAGGCGTTCGCCTTCGCCTCGGGCCTTGCCGCCATTTCGACCGTGCTGGAACTGGCCGACGCCGGCTCGCACATCATCGCCGGCGACGATATGTACGGCGGCACCTACCGCCTGTTCGAGCGCGTGCGCCGGCGCAGCGCGGGCCATGATTTCACCTACGTCGACCTGACCGATCCGGCCGCCCTCATGGCGGCGCTGCGCCCCGAAACGCGCATGGTGTGGGTCGAAACGCCGACCAACCCGATGCTCAAGCTGGCCGACCTGAAAGCCATCGGCGACATCTGCCGCGCGCGTGGCATCATTTCGGTGTGCGACAACACCTTCGCCAGTCCGATCGTCCAGCGTCCGCTGGAACTGGGGATCGACATCGTGGTGCACTCGACCACCAAGTACATGAACGGCCATTCGGACGTCATCGGCGGCATCGCCGTGGTGGGCGCGGGCGAGCATCAGGCGGCATTGGCCGCGCAGCTGGGCTTTTTGCAGAATTCGGTGGGCGCGATCCAGGGTCCGTTCGACAGCTTCCTGGTCCTGCGCGGCATCAAGACCCTGGCGCTGCGCCTGGAGCGCCACTGCGCCAGTGCGCTGAACCTGGCTGCGTGGCTGGAAAAAGCGCCCAAGGTCATGCGCGTTTACTACCCGGGCCTGGCCTCGCATCCGCAGCACGAACTGGCCAAGCGCCAGATGAACGGCTTCGGCGGCATTATCTCGATCCAGCTCGATACCGACCTGGCCGGCGCGCGCCGCTTCCTGGAGCGCTGCGAAGTGTTCACCCTGGCCGAAAGCCTGGGCGGGGTCGAGAGCCTGATCGAACATCCGGCCCTGATGACGCATGCGACCATTCCCGCGGCCCAGCGCGCGCAGCTGGGCATCACCGACGGGCTGATTCGTCTGTCGGTCGGCGTGGAACACGTCGAGGACCTGCGCGACGACCTGCGCGCAGCGCTCGAGGCCATCTGA
- the prpR gene encoding propionate catabolism operon regulatory protein PrpR yields the protein MPYSSRTAGDSNDKPVIWTVSVSRLSDLFRDITLEYDHLASIEPVNLGFDEAARHIRERMATERCDVVIAAGSNAAYLKGRVSVPVVIAKASGFDVMQALARARRVDERIGVVTYQQQLPELAEFASTFGFHIAQRTYVTEEDARAQINDLKAAGIKAIVGAGLITDLAEEAGLTGVFVYSAASIRQAFDDALELARLTQLESNSGRRPVVTDTLRTRHGLNDLRGDSPAMETLRQAVVLYARSPATVLIEGETGTGKELVAQAIHRESPRSLGANRPFVAVNCGAVAESLLESELFGHEEGAFTGARRGGHAGLFEAANRGTLFLDEIGEMPLPLQTRLLRVLEEREVVRVGGTRPIAINVRVVSATHCDLEQRVREGRFRADLFYRLAVLRLALPPLRERMDDVVALAEWSLKNALAALGARPHPNLHAEMAGCAPLLERYGWPGNVRELRNLMERVALFLAAEPLQALTPAFVLSVAPELGRDIQAPPAAQVPAAETVEQVLARFGGRRDEAAAHLGISRTTLWRKLKLDSRLRGNDGE from the coding sequence ATGCCCTACTCTTCCCGCACCGCTGGCGACAGCAACGACAAGCCGGTCATCTGGACCGTTTCCGTGTCGCGCCTGTCCGACCTGTTCCGCGATATCACGCTCGAATACGACCATCTGGCGTCGATCGAGCCGGTCAACCTCGGCTTCGACGAGGCGGCGCGCCATATCCGCGAACGCATGGCCACTGAACGCTGCGACGTGGTGATCGCGGCCGGCTCGAACGCGGCTTACCTCAAGGGCCGCGTATCGGTGCCGGTGGTGATCGCCAAGGCCAGCGGCTTCGACGTGATGCAGGCGCTGGCGCGTGCGCGCCGGGTGGACGAGCGCATAGGCGTCGTCACCTATCAGCAGCAGCTGCCCGAACTGGCCGAATTCGCCAGCACCTTCGGCTTTCACATCGCGCAGCGCACCTACGTGACGGAAGAAGACGCGCGCGCGCAGATCAACGACCTGAAAGCGGCCGGGATCAAGGCCATCGTCGGCGCGGGGCTGATCACCGACCTGGCCGAGGAAGCGGGACTGACCGGCGTGTTCGTGTATTCGGCGGCCTCGATCCGCCAGGCTTTCGACGACGCGCTCGAACTGGCGCGCCTGACCCAGCTCGAATCGAACAGCGGCAGGCGTCCGGTGGTGACCGACACCTTGCGCACGCGGCATGGCCTGAACGACTTGCGCGGCGACTCGCCAGCGATGGAAACCTTGCGCCAGGCCGTGGTGCTGTATGCGCGCTCACCAGCCACGGTATTGATCGAAGGCGAAACCGGGACCGGCAAGGAGCTGGTGGCGCAGGCGATTCATCGCGAAAGCCCGCGCAGCCTGGGGGCGAACCGGCCGTTCGTGGCGGTGAACTGCGGCGCGGTGGCCGAGTCGCTGCTGGAATCGGAACTGTTCGGGCACGAGGAAGGCGCGTTCACCGGCGCGCGCCGCGGCGGCCACGCGGGCCTGTTCGAGGCGGCCAACCGCGGCACCTTGTTCCTCGACGAGATCGGCGAAATGCCGCTGCCGCTGCAAACGCGCCTGCTGCGCGTGCTGGAAGAGCGCGAGGTGGTGCGGGTCGGCGGCACGCGTCCGATCGCGATCAATGTGCGCGTGGTCAGCGCCACCCACTGCGACCTGGAACAGCGGGTGCGCGAGGGACGCTTCCGGGCCGACCTGTTTTACCGTCTGGCCGTGCTGCGCCTGGCGTTGCCGCCCCTGCGCGAGCGGATGGACGATGTGGTGGCGCTGGCCGAATGGTCGCTCAAGAATGCGCTGGCGGCGCTGGGCGCGCGGCCGCATCCGAACCTGCATGCCGAAATGGCGGGTTGTGCGCCACTGCTGGAGCGCTACGGCTGGCCGGGCAATGTGCGCGAACTGCGCAACCTGATGGAACGGGTCGCGCTGTTCCTGGCGGCCGAGCCTTTGCAGGCATTGACACCGGCGTTTGTGCTGTCCGTTGCGCCGGAGCTGGGCCGGGACATTCAGGCGCCGCCGGCCGCGCAGGTGCCGGCGGCGGAAACGGTGGAGCAGGTTCTAGCGCGCTTCGGTGGACGGCGCGACGAGGCGGCCGCGCATCTGGGCATCAGCCGCACCACCTTGTGGCGCAAGCTTAAATTGGATTCCCGCCTGCGCGGGAACGACGGAGAATAG
- a CDS encoding phage tail sheath family protein has product MHAALSYANTAPEQLSAALHPIAAVATSVTAFVGRALRGPVEEPVGIASFADFERQFGGLWVDSALGYAVRDFFLNGGGKAVIVRLYRAPAPLEGVVRSHAILRAGALTLRARDPGAWGNALQARIDHGLLSEDPHSFNLSVRDSVTGHVEVFRNVSVGASHPRRIDLVLRSVSRLVTVSGELPAERPASNPRPAHGQGDAWESGAASNTRVNEGERAAAELPLTLADFIGSGKLAARAGLYALARAELFNLLCIPPYLDNGGDLLDGGVDDALVAEAAAYCERRRAMLLVDPPPAWNSVDNAVEGVAALGTSSRNAALFFPRLLQPVEQRSGALTRLVPCGAVAGIIARTDHQRGVWKAPVGMDTTLVGVPGLSVPVSDSDSTMLNPLGINCLRSMPGAGRIVWGARTMHAEDADGAQCKSMPVRRTALFIEESLVRGTRWVMFEPNDDQLWTQIRLSIHAFMVGLFRQGAFQGKAPHEAFFVSCGPETTTQDDVEHGVVNITVGFAPLKAGQFVLVHVQQAAGQVRSH; this is encoded by the coding sequence ATGCATGCCGCACTGAGCTACGCCAATACCGCTCCCGAGCAGCTATCCGCCGCACTGCATCCGATCGCTGCCGTGGCCACGTCGGTCACCGCCTTTGTCGGACGCGCCTTGCGCGGACCGGTCGAGGAACCGGTCGGCATCGCCAGTTTCGCCGATTTCGAGCGCCAGTTCGGCGGCCTGTGGGTCGACAGCGCCCTCGGCTACGCCGTGCGCGATTTCTTCTTGAATGGCGGGGGCAAGGCCGTCATCGTGCGCCTGTACCGCGCGCCAGCCCCGCTCGAGGGCGTGGTGCGCAGCCACGCCATCCTGCGCGCCGGCGCCCTGACCTTGCGCGCGCGCGATCCCGGCGCCTGGGGCAATGCGCTGCAGGCGCGGATCGACCACGGCCTGCTCTCGGAGGATCCGCACAGCTTCAACCTGTCGGTGCGCGACAGCGTCACCGGCCATGTGGAGGTATTTCGCAATGTGTCGGTGGGGGCGTCCCACCCGCGCCGGATCGACCTGGTCTTGCGCAGCGTGTCGCGCCTGGTGACGGTCAGCGGCGAGCTGCCGGCTGAACGCCCCGCCAGCAACCCGCGCCCGGCGCACGGCCAGGGCGACGCCTGGGAAAGCGGCGCGGCCAGCAATACGCGCGTCAACGAGGGCGAGCGCGCCGCTGCCGAACTGCCGCTGACCCTGGCGGACTTCATCGGCAGCGGCAAGCTGGCCGCCAGGGCCGGGCTGTACGCGCTGGCGCGGGCCGAGCTGTTTAATCTGTTGTGCATCCCGCCCTACCTGGATAACGGCGGCGACCTGCTCGACGGCGGCGTCGACGACGCTCTGGTGGCCGAAGCGGCCGCGTATTGCGAGCGGCGGCGCGCCATGCTGCTGGTCGATCCGCCGCCCGCATGGAACAGCGTCGACAACGCCGTCGAGGGCGTCGCCGCGCTCGGCACCAGCAGCCGCAATGCGGCGCTGTTCTTCCCGCGCCTGCTGCAGCCGGTCGAGCAGCGCAGCGGCGCGCTCACGCGCCTGGTGCCATGTGGCGCGGTGGCCGGCATCATCGCCCGCACCGATCACCAGCGCGGCGTGTGGAAAGCGCCGGTGGGCATGGATACGACCCTGGTCGGCGTGCCGGGACTGAGCGTGCCGGTGAGCGACAGCGACAGCACCATGCTCAACCCGCTCGGTATCAACTGCCTGCGCAGCATGCCCGGCGCCGGACGCATTGTCTGGGGCGCGCGCACCATGCACGCCGAGGACGCCGATGGCGCCCAGTGCAAAAGCATGCCGGTGCGGCGCACCGCGCTGTTTATCGAAGAGAGTCTGGTGCGCGGCACGCGCTGGGTGATGTTCGAGCCGAACGACGACCAGCTGTGGACCCAGATCCGCTTGAGCATCCACGCCTTCATGGTCGGCCTGTTCCGCCAGGGCGCCTTCCAGGGCAAGGCGCCGCACGAAGCGTTTTTTGTCAGCTGCGGGCCGGAGACGACCACGCAGGACGATGTCGAGCATGGGGTGGTCAACATCACGGTCGGCTTCGCGCCGCTCAAGGCCGGCCAGTTCGTACTGGTGCATGTGCAGCAGGCCGCCGGCCAGGTGCGCAGCCACTGA
- the prpB gene encoding methylisocitrate lyase, translated as MSQSRGAMFRRAVQEESPLQVVGTITAYTARMAEQTGYKAVYLSGGGVAANSLGMPDLGISTMDDVITDAQRITDTCGLPLMVDIDTGWGGAFNIARTIRHMIRADVAAVHMEDQVSAKRCGHRPGKEIVSKEEMVDRIKAAVDARHDESFVIMARTDSLAVEGLNAAIDRACAYVEAGADMIFPEAITKLEMYSQVRDAVKVPILANLTEFGATPLFTLDELRSAKVDIALYCCGAYRAMNAAALNFYKTLRAEGTQKNVVSTMQSRMELYDYLGYHEYEQKLDSLFAQGKEK; from the coding sequence ATGAGTCAATCACGAGGCGCGATGTTCCGCCGCGCAGTCCAGGAAGAATCCCCCTTGCAGGTCGTCGGCACCATCACCGCGTATACCGCGCGCATGGCTGAACAAACCGGCTACAAGGCCGTGTACCTGTCCGGTGGCGGCGTGGCCGCCAACTCGCTCGGCATGCCGGACCTCGGCATCAGCACCATGGACGACGTGATCACCGATGCCCAGCGCATCACCGACACCTGCGGCCTGCCGCTGATGGTCGACATCGACACCGGCTGGGGCGGCGCCTTCAACATCGCGCGCACGATCCGCCACATGATCCGCGCCGACGTGGCGGCGGTGCACATGGAAGACCAGGTCTCGGCCAAGCGCTGCGGCCACCGTCCGGGCAAGGAGATCGTCAGCAAGGAAGAAATGGTCGACCGCATCAAGGCCGCCGTGGACGCCCGCCATGACGAAAGCTTCGTCATCATGGCCCGCACCGATTCGCTGGCCGTCGAAGGCTTGAACGCCGCCATCGACCGCGCCTGCGCCTACGTCGAAGCGGGCGCCGACATGATCTTCCCGGAAGCGATCACCAAGCTGGAGATGTACAGCCAGGTGCGCGACGCGGTCAAGGTGCCGATTCTCGCCAACCTGACCGAATTCGGCGCGACCCCCCTGTTCACGCTCGACGAACTGCGCTCGGCCAAGGTCGACATCGCCCTGTACTGCTGCGGCGCCTACCGCGCCATGAACGCGGCGGCCCTGAATTTCTACAAGACCTTGCGCGCCGAAGGCACCCAGAAAAACGTCGTATCGACCATGCAAAGCCGCATGGAGCTGTACGACTACCTTGGCTACCACGAGTACGAGCAAAAGCTCGACTCGCTGTTCGCCCAGGGTAAAGAAAAGTAA
- a CDS encoding pyridoxal-phosphate dependent enzyme codes for MSSATQPALFSLIGNTPLVEVTRIDTSPCRLFLKLESQNPGGSIKDRIGRAMIEAAEADGSLQPGGVVVEATAGNTGLGLALVARLKGYRVVLVVPDKMAIEKILHLKALGAEIHLTRSDVGKGHPEYYQDVAARLAREIPGSWFADQFNNPANPLAHQSTTGPELWEQTGHDLDTIVVGVGSSGTLSGLSRYFETVQPKLEFVLADPEGSILADYINTGVLREDAGSWAVEGIGEDFIPAIADLSRVTSAYTISDADSFGSARMLLREEGILAGSSSGTLLAAALRYCRAQTTPKNVVTFVCDTGTRYLTKVYSDGWMVDQGLLQRPALGDLRDLIGRRFDDGDVVTVAPTDTLLTAFNRMRSADLAQLPVIDHGRLAGILDESDLQLHVTGDATRFRDPVGSTMTSELQTLRPSASMAELRDILDRGLTAVISDEGRFYGLITRFDLLNHLRRTLS; via the coding sequence ATGTCATCCGCAACGCAGCCTGCCCTGTTTTCCCTGATCGGCAACACCCCGCTGGTCGAAGTGACCCGCATCGACACCAGCCCCTGCCGCCTGTTCCTCAAACTCGAATCGCAAAACCCCGGCGGCTCCATCAAGGACCGCATCGGCCGCGCCATGATCGAAGCGGCCGAAGCCGACGGCAGCCTGCAACCGGGCGGCGTCGTGGTCGAAGCCACCGCCGGCAATACGGGCCTCGGCCTGGCCCTGGTCGCGCGCCTGAAAGGCTACCGCGTGGTGCTGGTGGTACCCGACAAAATGGCGATCGAAAAAATCCTGCATCTCAAAGCCCTGGGCGCCGAAATCCACCTGACCCGCTCCGACGTCGGCAAAGGCCATCCGGAGTACTACCAGGATGTCGCTGCGCGCCTGGCGCGCGAGATTCCCGGCTCGTGGTTCGCCGACCAGTTCAACAACCCGGCCAACCCGCTGGCGCACCAGAGCACCACCGGGCCGGAGCTGTGGGAGCAGACCGGCCACGATCTGGACACCATCGTGGTCGGCGTCGGCTCGTCCGGCACCCTGAGCGGCCTGTCGCGCTACTTTGAAACGGTGCAGCCCAAGCTGGAATTCGTGCTGGCCGATCCCGAGGGTTCGATCCTGGCCGACTACATCAACACCGGCGTGCTGCGCGAGGACGCCGGCTCGTGGGCGGTGGAAGGCATCGGCGAAGACTTCATTCCCGCCATCGCCGACCTGTCGCGCGTGACAAGCGCCTACACCATCAGCGATGCGGACAGCTTCGGCAGCGCGCGCATGCTGCTGCGCGAAGAAGGCATCCTGGCCGGGTCTTCCAGCGGGACCTTGCTGGCCGCCGCGCTGCGCTACTGCCGCGCCCAGACCACGCCGAAAAACGTGGTCACTTTTGTCTGCGACACCGGCACGCGCTACCTGACCAAGGTGTACAGCGACGGCTGGATGGTCGACCAGGGCCTGCTCCAGCGCCCTGCCCTGGGCGACCTGCGCGACCTGATCGGCCGCCGCTTCGACGATGGCGACGTGGTCACCGTGGCGCCGACCGACACCTTGCTCACGGCATTTAACCGCATGCGCAGCGCCGACCTGGCGCAGTTGCCGGTGATCGACCATGGCCGCCTGGCCGGCATCCTCGACGAGTCGGACCTGCAGCTGCATGTGACGGGCGACGCCACCCGCTTTCGCGACCCGGTCGGCAGCACCATGACGTCCGAACTGCAAACATTGCGTCCGTCCGCCAGCATGGCCGAACTGCGCGATATACTCGACCGCGGCCTGACCGCCGTGATCAGCGACGAAGGCCGGTTTTATGGCCTGATTACCCGCTTCGACCTTCTCAACCACTTGCGCAGGACTTTGTCATGA
- the clpA gene encoding ATP-dependent Clp protease ATP-binding subunit ClpA, with protein MIAQELEVSLHMAFVEARQARHEFITVEHLLLALLDNPSAAEVLRACAVNIEDLRKTLTNFIGDNTPTVPGTGEVDTQPTLGFQRVIQRAIMHVQSASNGKKEVTGANVLVAIFGEKDSHAVYYLHQQGVTRLDVVNFISHGVRKDQQVDSQKTSEGVEEAQVEGQAKESPLDQFTLNLNKAAAEGKIDPLIGRDDEVDRVIQILCRRRKNNPLLVGEAGVGKTAIAEGLAWRITQEEVPEILQNAIVYSLDMGALLAGTKYRGDFEQRLKAVLKQLKETPHGILFIDEIHTIIGAGSASGGTLDASNLLKPALANGQLKCIGATTYTEFRGVFEKDHALSRRFQKVDVNEPTVEQTVQILRGLKSRFEEHHGVKYSSSALSTAAELAARFINDRHLPDKAIDVIDEAGAAQRILPKSKQKKTIGKAEIEDIIAKIARIPPQTVNQDDRSKLQTIDRDLRNVVFGQEPAIDALSSAIKMARAGLGKTDKPIGSFLFSGPTGVGKTEVAKQLAFILGIELIRFDMSEYMERHAVSRLIGAPPGYVGFDQGGLLTEAITKKPHAVLLLDEIEKAHPDIFNILLQVMDHGTLTDNNGRKADFRNVIIIMTTNAGAESLTKRSMGFTDSKAAGDEMADIKRMFTPEFRNRIDATISFRALDEEIILRVVDKFLMQLEEQLHEKKVEAIFTEKLRKFLAKKGFDPQMGARPMARLIQDMIRKALADELLFGRLVNGGRVTVDMDEKDTVTLEFPESDAAPPPAAPETVEIE; from the coding sequence ATGATTGCGCAGGAATTGGAAGTCTCTTTACACATGGCCTTTGTCGAAGCCCGGCAAGCACGGCATGAGTTCATCACCGTTGAGCATTTGCTGCTGGCGCTTCTGGACAATCCATCGGCCGCGGAAGTGCTGCGCGCCTGTGCTGTCAACATTGAAGACCTGCGCAAAACCTTGACCAACTTCATCGGCGACAACACCCCCACCGTGCCCGGCACGGGCGAGGTGGATACGCAGCCGACCCTCGGCTTCCAGCGCGTGATTCAACGCGCCATCATGCACGTTCAGTCTGCATCGAACGGCAAGAAGGAAGTCACCGGCGCCAACGTGCTGGTGGCCATCTTCGGCGAAAAAGACTCGCACGCGGTCTACTACCTGCACCAGCAGGGCGTGACCCGCCTCGACGTGGTCAATTTCATTTCGCACGGCGTGCGCAAGGACCAGCAGGTCGATTCGCAAAAAACGTCCGAAGGCGTGGAAGAGGCGCAGGTCGAAGGCCAGGCCAAGGAAAGTCCGCTCGACCAGTTCACCCTGAACCTGAACAAGGCCGCTGCCGAGGGCAAGATCGATCCGCTGATCGGCCGCGATGACGAAGTCGACAGGGTCATCCAGATTCTTTGCCGCCGCCGCAAGAACAATCCGCTGCTCGTCGGTGAAGCCGGGGTCGGCAAGACCGCGATCGCCGAAGGCCTGGCCTGGCGCATCACGCAGGAAGAAGTGCCCGAGATCTTGCAGAATGCCATCGTGTATTCGCTCGACATGGGCGCGCTGCTGGCCGGCACCAAGTACCGCGGCGACTTCGAACAACGCCTGAAAGCGGTGCTCAAGCAGCTCAAGGAAACGCCGCACGGCATCCTGTTCATCGATGAGATCCATACAATCATCGGCGCCGGTTCGGCTTCCGGCGGCACGCTCGACGCATCCAACCTGCTCAAGCCGGCGCTCGCCAACGGCCAGCTCAAGTGCATCGGTGCGACCACGTACACGGAATTCCGCGGCGTGTTCGAAAAAGATCACGCGCTGTCGCGCCGCTTCCAGAAGGTCGACGTCAACGAGCCGACCGTCGAACAGACCGTGCAGATCCTGCGCGGCCTCAAGTCGCGCTTCGAAGAGCACCACGGCGTGAAGTATTCGTCGTCGGCGCTGTCGACGGCGGCCGAACTGGCGGCGCGCTTCATCAACGACCGTCACTTGCCCGACAAGGCGATCGACGTCATCGACGAAGCCGGTGCGGCGCAACGCATCCTGCCGAAGTCGAAGCAGAAAAAAACCATCGGCAAGGCCGAGATCGAGGACATCATCGCCAAGATCGCGCGCATCCCGCCGCAAACGGTCAACCAGGATGACCGCAGCAAGCTGCAGACCATCGACCGCGACCTGCGCAACGTGGTGTTCGGCCAGGAACCTGCCATCGATGCGCTGTCCTCGGCGATCAAGATGGCGCGCGCCGGCCTGGGCAAGACCGACAAACCGATCGGTTCCTTCCTGTTCTCCGGCCCCACGGGTGTCGGCAAGACCGAGGTGGCCAAGCAGCTGGCCTTCATCCTCGGCATCGAGCTGATTCGCTTCGACATGTCGGAGTACATGGAGCGCCACGCGGTCAGCCGCCTGATCGGCGCGCCGCCGGGCTATGTCGGTTTCGACCAGGGTGGCTTGCTGACCGAAGCCATCACCAAGAAGCCGCACGCGGTGCTGCTGCTCGACGAGATCGAAAAAGCGCATCCGGATATTTTCAACATCCTGCTGCAGGTGATGGACCACGGCACCCTGACCGATAACAACGGCCGCAAGGCGGACTTCCGCAACGTGATCATCATCATGACGACCAACGCCGGCGCCGAGAGCCTGACCAAGCGGTCGATGGGCTTTACCGACTCCAAGGCGGCGGGCGACGAGATGGCCGACATCAAGCGCATGTTCACGCCGGAGTTCCGCAACCGGATCGACGCCACCATCAGCTTCCGCGCACTGGACGAAGAAATCATCCTGCGCGTGGTCGACAAGTTCCTGATGCAGCTGGAAGAACAGCTGCACGAGAAGAAGGTCGAAGCCATCTTCACCGAGAAACTGCGCAAGTTCCTCGCGAAGAAAGGATTCGATCCGCAGATGGGCGCACGGCCGATGGCACGCCTGATCCAGGACATGATCCGCAAGGCGCTGGCCGACGAACTGCTGTTCGGCCGCCTGGTCAACGGCGGCCGGGTCACGGTCGACATGGACGAGAAAGATACGGTCACGCTCGAATTCCCCGAGTCCGACGCCGCGCCTCCACCGGCGGCACCGGAAACGGTCGAAATCGAATAA
- a CDS encoding fumarylacetoacetate hydrolase family protein, whose protein sequence is MTNTTNAAVLLAIDAPPLTTLPIRGRSERFPVNRVFCVGRNYADHAREMGHDPQREPPFFFMKPSSAVVGDGVAFQYPSGSNDVHHEVELVVALAVGGSLVRAEDANALIYGYAVGLDMTRRDLQGEAKKLGRPWETGKAFDGSAPCSDIVPAGQCGHPAAGAVQLAVNGQTRQKGDIADLIWSIPETIAHLSTLFTLQPGDLIFTGTPSGVGPVVRGDQLAAAVDGIGELRIAVV, encoded by the coding sequence ATGACAAACACGACAAACGCCGCCGTCCTGCTGGCCATCGATGCCCCACCGCTCACCACCTTGCCGATCCGTGGCCGCAGCGAGCGCTTTCCCGTCAACCGCGTGTTTTGCGTGGGACGCAATTACGCCGACCACGCGCGTGAAATGGGGCACGACCCGCAGCGTGAGCCGCCATTCTTTTTCATGAAGCCGTCCAGCGCGGTCGTCGGCGACGGCGTCGCGTTTCAGTACCCGTCCGGCTCGAACGACGTGCATCACGAGGTGGAACTGGTCGTGGCGCTGGCCGTCGGCGGCAGCCTGGTCAGGGCGGAAGACGCCAACGCCCTGATTTACGGCTACGCGGTCGGCCTGGACATGACCCGGCGCGACTTGCAGGGCGAGGCCAAGAAGCTCGGCCGTCCATGGGAAACCGGCAAGGCCTTCGACGGCTCGGCGCCGTGCTCGGACATCGTTCCAGCCGGCCAGTGCGGACATCCGGCCGCCGGCGCGGTGCAGCTGGCGGTCAACGGCCAAACCCGGCAGAAGGGCGATATTGCCGACCTGATCTGGTCGATTCCCGAGACCATCGCCCATCTGTCCACCTTGTTTACCCTGCAGCCTGGCGACCTGATTTTTACCGGTACGCCGTCCGGGGTCGGCCCGGTCGTGCGCGGCGACCAGCTCGCCGCTGCCGTGGATGGCATTGGCGAGCTGCGCATCGCGGTGGTGTAA